A genomic segment from Streptomyces sp. NBC_00459 encodes:
- the galE gene encoding UDP-glucose 4-epimerase GalE, whose product MTWLITGGAGYIGAHVVRAMTEAGVRTVVYDDLSTGIAERVPDGVPLVVGSTLDGERVARALRDHEVTGVVHLAAKKQVGESVDRPLHYYRENVEGLRVLLDAVTAARVPSFVFSSSAAVYGMPSAARDGSLVTEDTPCAPMSPYGETKLAGEWLVRATGRATGLSTASLRYFNVAGAAAPELADVGVFNIIPMIFERLTAGEPPRVFGDDYPTPDGTCVRDYIHVTDLAEAHVATARALEATPGRELTLNIGRGEGVSVREMIDRVNAVTGRTLPPVVAPRRPGDPARVVASADRIAAELGWKAKHDVQDMITSAWEGWVRLHPEAGTTAP is encoded by the coding sequence ATGACCTGGCTGATCACCGGCGGCGCCGGCTACATCGGGGCGCACGTCGTGCGCGCGATGACCGAAGCGGGCGTACGGACTGTGGTGTACGACGACCTGTCCACCGGAATCGCCGAGCGCGTGCCGGACGGCGTACCGCTGGTGGTCGGCTCGACCCTGGACGGGGAGCGGGTGGCACGTGCCCTGCGGGACCACGAGGTGACGGGCGTGGTCCATCTGGCGGCGAAGAAGCAGGTGGGCGAGTCGGTGGACCGCCCCCTGCACTACTACCGGGAGAACGTGGAGGGGCTGCGCGTCCTGCTGGACGCGGTCACGGCGGCCCGCGTCCCGTCGTTCGTGTTCTCGTCCTCGGCGGCGGTGTACGGCATGCCGTCCGCCGCGCGGGACGGGTCCCTGGTGACGGAGGACACCCCGTGCGCGCCGATGAGCCCGTACGGCGAGACGAAGCTGGCGGGCGAGTGGCTGGTCCGCGCGACGGGCCGGGCGACGGGCCTTTCCACCGCCTCCCTCCGCTACTTCAACGTGGCGGGCGCGGCGGCCCCGGAGCTGGCGGACGTGGGCGTCTTCAACATCATCCCCATGATCTTCGAACGCCTGACGGCCGGCGAACCCCCGCGCGTCTTCGGCGACGACTATCCGACCCCGGACGGCACGTGCGTCCGGGACTACATCCATGTGACGGACCTGGCGGAGGCCCATGTGGCGACGGCCCGGGCGCTGGAGGCGACACCGGGCCGCGAACTCACCCTCAACATCGGCCGGGGGGAGGGCGTTTCGGTCCGCGAGATGATCGACCGCGTGAACGCCGTGACGGGCCGCACCCTGCCCCCGGTGGTGGCCCCGCGCCGCCCGGGCGACCCGGCGAGGGTCGTGGCCTCGGCCGACCGCATCGCCGCGGAACTGGGCTGGAAGGCGAAACACGACGTCCAGGACATGATCACCTCGGCGTGGGAGGGCTGGGTGCGTCTGCATCCGGAGGCGGGGACGACGGCACCCTGA
- a CDS encoding glycosyltransferase 87 family protein: MTRPPTPTARLLTLAVGWAASRALMLWLLVHDDIPLLGGGGVAREVQRLYFRWYGVLTQGTFPADDTLWQYPPGAGPVLLSPALLPALTYFEAFVALTLAADVLVLLALTRTGRRPGRSLRGAVYWTVSLPLLLQVPLARYDVQVTAFAVISLLTLSRSPRACGAFAALGALVKVWPALVLLGMEKGRTTRSAWTSATITATAALALLATVFSNPFSFLRQQGGRGVQIESFGGTALSLATRAGWEGRVRYQYGSMEFVGPHVSAVAALSLALTAVAFGLLLLWRVRARHWTEATPFDAALTAVLLFTVTSRVISPQYMVWLLGLAAVCLTSRYTSQRPVAWLLLAAAAVSGLDYPVLYAEVVHCTWTGVAVMVVRNGLLGAAAILSFVRLWRSARPATVPFPAPSSARPLPERELSAP; the protein is encoded by the coding sequence GTGACGAGACCCCCCACCCCCACCGCCCGCCTCCTCACCCTCGCCGTCGGCTGGGCCGCCTCCCGCGCCCTGATGCTGTGGCTGCTGGTCCACGACGACATCCCGCTGCTCGGCGGCGGCGGGGTGGCACGTGAGGTGCAGCGGCTGTACTTCCGCTGGTACGGCGTCCTCACGCAGGGCACGTTTCCGGCAGACGACACGCTGTGGCAGTACCCGCCGGGCGCGGGTCCGGTGCTGTTGTCGCCCGCTCTGCTGCCGGCGCTGACGTATTTCGAGGCGTTCGTGGCGCTCACACTCGCCGCCGACGTCCTGGTTCTGCTGGCCCTCACGCGCACGGGAAGGCGTCCGGGCCGATCCCTGCGCGGTGCCGTGTACTGGACAGTCAGCCTGCCTCTTCTCCTCCAGGTGCCGCTCGCGCGCTACGACGTGCAGGTCACGGCGTTCGCCGTCATCTCCCTGTTGACGTTGTCGCGCTCCCCGCGCGCGTGCGGCGCGTTCGCGGCGCTCGGCGCCCTGGTGAAGGTCTGGCCCGCGCTGGTGCTGCTGGGCATGGAGAAGGGCCGGACGACCCGGTCGGCGTGGACCTCCGCGACGATCACGGCGACGGCCGCCCTGGCGCTCCTGGCGACGGTGTTCAGCAACCCGTTCTCCTTCCTGCGTCAGCAGGGCGGGCGGGGCGTACAGATCGAGTCGTTCGGCGGTACCGCGCTCTCCCTCGCCACGCGCGCCGGGTGGGAGGGGCGCGTGCGCTACCAGTACGGCTCGATGGAGTTCGTGGGCCCGCACGTCTCGGCCGTGGCCGCGCTGTCCCTCGCCCTGACGGCCGTGGCGTTCGGGCTTCTGCTGCTGTGGCGGGTGCGGGCCCGGCACTGGACGGAGGCGACACCGTTCGACGCGGCGCTGACCGCCGTACTCCTCTTCACGGTCACCAGCCGGGTGATCAGCCCGCAGTACATGGTCTGGCTGCTCGGACTGGCCGCCGTGTGCCTGACCTCGCGGTACACGAGTCAGCGTCCGGTGGCGTGGCTGCTGCTGGCGGCCGCGGCGGTCAGCGGTCTCGACTACCCGGTCCTGTACGCCGAGGTCGTGCACTGCACGTGGACCGGGGTGGCGGTGATGGTCGTACGCAACGGTCTGCTGGGCGCTGCGGCGATCCTGTCCTTCGTACGGCTGTGGCGCTCGGCCCGCCCGGCCACGGTTCCGTTTCCGGCCCCTTCTTCGGCCCGTCCGCTGCCCGAGCGGGAACTTAGTGCGCCTTAA
- a CDS encoding ADP-ribosylglycohydrolase family protein produces MDDRSAQQERARLAVGAVVGSAVGDALGAPFEFGPEGAFSARFPSVGQGGEMCGGGGWDPGEATDDTQMAVLVGESLLECGGLELPDVFRRFRRWAVSEPKDIGLQTEAVLCGPDDWDVAAALHFQTSQRGAGNGALMRAATSAVYFAGEGRQATMDAGRRIAALTHGDRAAWEGTALCHELVRVALDGDDPLTAVPEALAAVHPEHRARYATVLSSDWHPDLATEFNGAVWPCLGCAVWALRTTSSYEEAVRAAIDLGGDTDTVAAVTGTLAGAVYGVTGIPARWTEPLHVPLPGFGERVLHAPELEKLARSLVAR; encoded by the coding sequence GTGGACGACCGGAGTGCTCAGCAGGAACGCGCGCGGCTCGCGGTCGGCGCCGTCGTCGGTTCGGCCGTCGGTGACGCGCTGGGCGCTCCCTTCGAGTTCGGCCCCGAGGGTGCCTTCTCCGCGCGCTTCCCCTCGGTCGGCCAGGGCGGCGAGATGTGCGGGGGCGGTGGCTGGGACCCGGGCGAGGCGACCGACGACACGCAGATGGCTGTGCTGGTCGGGGAATCGCTGTTGGAGTGTGGTGGGCTCGAACTCCCGGACGTCTTCCGGCGGTTCCGAAGGTGGGCGGTGAGCGAGCCGAAGGACATCGGGCTGCAGACGGAGGCGGTGCTGTGCGGCCCCGACGACTGGGACGTGGCCGCCGCCCTGCATTTTCAGACCAGTCAACGCGGCGCGGGGAACGGCGCGTTGATGCGGGCGGCCACCTCGGCCGTGTACTTCGCGGGCGAGGGCCGACAGGCCACGATGGACGCCGGTCGGCGCATCGCCGCGCTCACCCACGGGGACCGCGCCGCCTGGGAGGGGACCGCTCTCTGCCACGAGCTGGTGCGGGTCGCGCTGGACGGCGACGACCCGCTCACCGCCGTACCGGAGGCCCTCGCCGCGGTCCACCCCGAACACCGGGCCCGCTACGCCACCGTGCTCTCCTCCGACTGGCATCCGGACCTGGCCACCGAGTTCAACGGCGCCGTCTGGCCCTGCCTCGGCTGCGCCGTCTGGGCACTGCGGACCACGTCCTCGTACGAGGAGGCCGTCCGCGCGGCGATCGACCTCGGCGGCGACACCGACACCGTCGCAGCTGTCACCGGCACCCTCGCGGGCGCGGTGTACGGCGTCACCGGCATTCCCGCGCGCTGGACCGAGCCGTTGCACGTACCCCTGCCGGGTTTCGGCGAACGGGTGCTGCACGCGCCGGAGTTGGAGAAGCTGGCGCGCAGCCTGGTCGCCCGGTAG